CAATGGTACTTATATCAAACGCGTCCAGACAGTCCTTTTTATAACATCACATTTACTCTTACCTTCGAGGAAAATGTAAATAGACAATCTTTGTTAAAAAGTATACAGGCAGTTATTCAATCGCAGGAAGCATTACGATCCGAAATTAGAATGATCGAGGATGATCCAAAGCTATTTACCCACGATACCTATGTAGTGGGGATACCGATTATAGACCTATCATCCTATCCTTTGGAACAAAAAGAACAAAGGCTGGCAGCTTTGATAGATACGGAAGCGAATACTCCTTTTCAGATTATGAATGAGTCTCTGTCGAGATTTACTCTTATCCATGTTGGTGACAATGCTCACATTTTATTGGGAAGTATGCATCATATTATCTCAGACGGCTGGTCGATACATGTATTTACCAAAGAGTTATTACGTTTTTACAAGGAACTACAAGAAAACGGTGTTGTCGATATTAAAGAGTTGGATTATACCTATGCAAACTATCTGCTAGACCAAAAAGAATGGCTGACAAAAGAGAACCCAGAATATGCTGATCAACTATATTATTGGAAAGAAATTCTTGCAAATGAAACAGCACCATTATCCCTACCTATCCAACTCTCACGTCCAGCTATTCAAAGCTACCAAGGAATGACCATTGAACAAATAGTGAACCAGGAGTTAACGGAAAATATCATAGTAGTGAGTAAAAGCATGAAGTCTACACCTTATATGTTTTTGCTGTCTACATTTGCCGCCCTACTATTCCGCTATTCTGGACAGGAAACTTTCCGTCTGGGAACCGTTCTAGCAAATCGGAATATGCCGCAAACAGAGAAAATAATCGGCTATCTGGCTAATACGGTCACTCTATCCTTTGATTTTAAAGAAGAGCTCACCTTTGACCAATTACTAGATAAGGTAAGGGGAATGGCGCTAGAGGCGCATGATAATCAGAATGTCCCATTAGAAACCCTTTTACGTGAGTTACAAGTAAGGCATACTGCGGATATGGCGCCTTTGTTCCAAATTGTATTCACGATGCAAAACGCTGTACAGCATCTATACCAGAACGAACAAATGAAAACCTACTTGGACATTGTTTCTAATAAGACCTCTAAGTACGATGTAAGCTTACATGTCTATGAAGAAGAGCATCAATTACGATTAAAGCTGGAGTTCAATACAGACTTATTTGAAGAGGAGACAATGAAAACATTCTTAGGGCATTACCTGAATTTTCTTCAAGTAATCACCAACGATAAGGTACACACAGGATAATCCCAGCTAGAAAAACGATCATCAATATCATATATACGTAAAAGGCATTTCCTGAGATAGAGCAGGAAATGCCTTTTTTATAGGTATGATTGAGCAGCTAAGAAGCGAAGTGGTTTTATGCCTTGATCGTAGTTGACAGTAAGCCTTGATTTACTCGGGTGATAACAGCCTGTTCATGCTCTTGGATGAAGAAGTGTCCACCATCAAAGTTGTAAAAGCTGATCTCTTCACTTGTATATCTATTCCATTCTGCCATTCTATCTACAGATACTGTTTGATCCTTTGTGCCATAGAGCACTGTAACGGGTGAGGTTATAAGCTCTCTATTCAGATTAGGTACATACGTTTCTACTAATTTAAAATCTCTTTTAAGTATAGGTGTAAATAGCTCCATTAACTCTGTGCTTGTCATCAGTTCGGCTGGAGTTCCCCCCATTGATCTAACCTCTTCCCAAAACTCTCTGCCATCAAGCTTGTGACGATTCGTAGTGGGAGTGATATGAGGAGGATTCTTTCCAGACAAAAATGTGGTGATTGGCATAGGCGCATTTTGTTCTTTTAGAGCATGGAGCAATTCAAAACTGAGTAAGGCCCCCATGCTATGACCAAACAATGCATACGGGCTAGAATCTAATTTACTTTGCAGGATCGAAAGAATATCAGATACCGCTTGCTCTATATTTTCGTACAGAGGTTGGTTAAAACGACTTCCTTTTCCAGCAAGTTCAATAGGGATGAGCTCTATATTTGGGAGAAAAGCTTTTTTCCAACTGGAGTATACGCTAGCAGATCCCCCGGCATAAGGGATACAAAATAATTTCATTTTGGTTGACACTTGTAACCTCCTTGTTTTCCTACCAGTACTAGTTGCAGGATGTATGTTTTGATAAATCAGTATTTTTACATTATACAATAAATGAAGGGTAATTTTTACTTTTTTGCTCATTTTTGTGCCTTGAAATATGAATCAACACCGAAGTTGAGGGAGTGTAGTGAAAATTACGGGTAGGAATTTCATTTCAAGAGGAAAAATAAAATGTGAATAAATATCGGAGAAGGGGATGGCTTAGTGTTGAAATACAAGGGTTCATTCTAATTCAAAAGAACTACGATTTTTTTTTAGTTCGGTGGGTAGTTAATATGAGTAAAGAACTAGTTAAAATACACTTTTAGTGAAAAAAATAGCGGCTAATGTAAAAAAAGTACGATATTCTAAAAGAATATGATAAGTTGGCAGTTTTTACATAGCTGTTTTTGTATGTATTCATGGGAATTCAGTCTCTGTTGTTGAAAAGAAATCTGACCGAAAATGAAAGAAGGGAAATTGTTTATTTCCCTTCGCTTTCTTGGGTAGGTAGTACAAAAAGCTTATGATATGTCCATTTTGTATACGCGAAACCTTCTTTTACACGATAGTAAGGGATAAATATATTTACTGAGTCGGTTCCAACCGGGTGCGCATCCATAGCTAATATATTCGCCATCTCCATAGCACGCATTAAGTGGTAATTATGGCTTACGATCAGTGCTGTGTGATATCCATGCTCCTGCATGATTTGCTGGCTAAAGCTGAGATTTTCTAACGTATTTACCGCCCTTTTTTCAAGGTAGATGCTGGATGCAGGGACTCCTTTTTTTATAAGATATCCTTTCATAACGTCAGCTTCACTATGTTCTTTCCCTTTTCCAATTCCGCCACTAACAATAATGGACTTTATGTATTTTTGTTGATAAAGTTCGTATGCTTTTTCTAAACGTTCTGCCAGGGCTGGACTGGGTTGATCACCACGGACGGCAGCACCAAGGACAATCGCAACATCGGCAGATTGTGGCACAGCCGAGCGTTCTACTTGAGCCATCCTGTAAAAGATAAAGCTAAACCATAGGATGATTAATACAATAACGGGAACTCCCACGCGTAGCATCCCTTTTTTAAGGAAAAGTAACAAATTGCTCGCCTCACTATTCAAAAGGATTATAGGGTGATGGAAATGACTTGGTCAAAACCTGGTAAAACTGCATATGTAACCACAAACGTACTCGGGGACTTGTCCGATCAGCTGACACCAGATGATTTAAATACTTCTTTGGTTTCCACTCATTTCGTTCCCAATACACTGAGGCGTGGAAACAAAAGAAAAGGATTTTCGTCTTCAGCGGCCTATCGAAATGCTGACCATTCATTTGGTCTGTCACATTCTCATGATCAGCTTGTTACATCTTACTCTACTGGAAAGGTAAAAAAGCTACCCAACGAAATTGAGCGTCCTCTGCAAAGCTTTCTGAATGGGCTACAAAATCTTATTGGCTCACAGCTCGTCGGTTTTTATCTATATGGCTCTATCGCCTTAGATGCATATATTCCAGGTGAGAGTGACATTGATTTCCTCTGTGTTACAGATGGCGATTTACAAGAGGTAGATATGTGGTTGATCGAAAAGCTATTTTTCGAACAGATGGCTATACATCCCATTCTCGCTAAGCTAGAAGGGAATTTCCTCGCATCTCATCGGTTAACATTACATAATCGATGCGAATGCGCTCAATGTTTTGAGGAGGCTTATTTACTAAAATCGCCACGAGATTGGAACGCCATTACATTACTATTATTACGTAGTCGTGGAATTCCTTTATTGGGACCAGATGCATCTGAAATAATACCAGAGGTCTCATCTCAGGAGTTAGCCAATAACATGATGGGAAACTTGCTTTATTTTGAATTAAATATGGAGCATTATTTTCATAAAGGTCTGAATGACCAGGTTTTTGTAGTGCTAACGCTGTGTCGGATTTTACACACGATGCATACCGGTGAAATTGTTAGCAAGCAAGCTGCTGCTGAATCTGTATTGTCTAGGGTGCCAGCTCTTGGAAAAGTCATAATCAAGAGGGCGCTACGCGTATGGGAAAAGCGACCAGATGCTGTTAAGTTAGCAAAAGCTGGTACGGATCTCGCTCCAAAGGACAAATTACTAGAGTTTGTTTCGATTATGAAGAAGCTTGCATTGGACTAAAAGTAACAAAACATCTGACAAATAATAAGACGTAACAGAGATGATGAACGTAACGTCTTTATGTAAAAAAACATGTAACATGGATTTTACATGAAGAAGATACCTATTCTCATTCTTGTTCGTCTTTTTTTGTTTTTATAAATATACATTTAATCCCAATATAGTTATAATTATGATATGTTTCATCCAAATAAATAGGAGGTGCTTGTTCATGTTTTTAAAAGAAAAGGATACAGCCGAAATGCCGGCAAATGTGGCTCTTCTTGAGAAACTATTTATGCCCTTCATGTTTCAAGCGATCTATGTAGCCGCGGATTTACAACTTGCCGATCATCTAAAAGATGGGTCAAAAAGTGTTGGTGAACTAGCTCGTGTAACACAGACAGATGAAGCAGCTCTTTATCGTGTACTACGTGCCTTATCTAGCATGGAAATTTTCAATGAAGGCGAGAAGGGAATCTTCGAGCTGACACCAATGGCTGAATGGTTGATAAGCGATGTGGAGGGTTCACTACATTCCATGGTATTGATGCTAGGTGGACAACCGATGTGGAACATTTTACCTGACTTACTAACGAGTGTAAAAACAGGCGAATCATCCTTCGAGAAAACTTTCAAGCTACCATTTTACGAATATTTAAGTCAATCAGAAAACAAAAAAGCTGGAGATATCTTTAATCTAGCAATGTATCATAATACACAACGACAGATTGAGCAAATCCTAGCCAATTATGATTTTGCTTCCTATCATAAAATAATTGATGTAGCGGGTAATCACGGACAACTGCTTACTGCGATTTTAAAGAAAAACCCAGATAGTAAAGGGATCATATTTGACCAGTCTTATGCGCGTGAAATGGCTCTAGCTAATCTAGATAAGGAACAAGTATCTGATCGCTGTGAATTTGTAATAGGTGATTTTTTCAAAGAGATTACAAAAGGTGGAGATCTCTATATTTTGAAGCATATTCTACACAATTGGAATGATGATAAAGCTATTGAGATTCTCAAGCAATGTAGAGAAGCAATGGGTGATAGTGGAAAACTCCTAGTTATTGAACCAGTCATTGAAGAAGGAAACACTAGAGATATGATGAAATTCCTTGATCTACAGATGCTACTTTTACTGAGTGGGAAGGAACGGACGCAGGAAGAGTACTCTCATTTATGTGAGGCAAGCGGATTGTTTTTGCATAGGGTGATTCAACCATCGATGGGGATGTCTTTACTGGAGATTTATCGGACGTAGAATGTTCAAAATAGAATAGTATGAGTTGAGGTGCTAATGCTACTGTCTGAAACGAAGGATTTTTCGTTCTCAGGCAGTTTTATTTTGTCTACTCATCTTTCATTATCTTATAATTGGATAGTATTCAGACAAAGCTGAAAAAATGTAAAATATATTTGACATTATGCACCTCTCCTTGTAAGATTATGTCAAATGTGTTTTACATTTTTGAGAGGGGATTTCATGGAGAATAGAATAAAAGAATATCGGAAATCGCTAGGGCTGTCACAAGATGATTTAGCTAAAGCTTGTGGTGTATCAAGGCAGACGATAAATGCAATTGAAAATAATAAGTATGACCCCAGCCTTGTTCTTGCTTTCCAGCTTTCTTATGTATTAGGTGGGACTGTGGATACAATTTTTATGTTTAGAAAAAATGAAGAGCTATGACACCATCAAGTGATGAGGAGGAATGGAATATGCCAATTGAAAATAAGAAACTTATTGGGGAAATTATTTCGGGGATCGCAGTGCTTGCTATCGTGTGTTATAACCTTTTTAAGTAC
This is a stretch of genomic DNA from Brevibacillus laterosporus DSM 25. It encodes these proteins:
- a CDS encoding methyltransferase; the encoded protein is MFLKEKDTAEMPANVALLEKLFMPFMFQAIYVAADLQLADHLKDGSKSVGELARVTQTDEAALYRVLRALSSMEIFNEGEKGIFELTPMAEWLISDVEGSLHSMVLMLGGQPMWNILPDLLTSVKTGESSFEKTFKLPFYEYLSQSENKKAGDIFNLAMYHNTQRQIEQILANYDFASYHKIIDVAGNHGQLLTAILKKNPDSKGIIFDQSYAREMALANLDKEQVSDRCEFVIGDFFKEITKGGDLYILKHILHNWNDDKAIEILKQCREAMGDSGKLLVIEPVIEEGNTRDMMKFLDLQMLLLLSGKERTQEEYSHLCEASGLFLHRVIQPSMGMSLLEIYRT
- a CDS encoding thioesterase II family protein, which codes for MSTKMKLFCIPYAGGSASVYSSWKKAFLPNIELIPIELAGKGSRFNQPLYENIEQAVSDILSILQSKLDSSPYALFGHSMGALLSFELLHALKEQNAPMPITTFLSGKNPPHITPTTNRHKLDGREFWEEVRSMGGTPAELMTSTELMELFTPILKRDFKLVETYVPNLNRELITSPVTVLYGTKDQTVSVDRMAEWNRYTSEEISFYNFDGGHFFIQEHEQAVITRVNQGLLSTTIKA
- a CDS encoding YdcF family protein, with amino-acid sequence MLLFLKKGMLRVGVPVIVLIILWFSFIFYRMAQVERSAVPQSADVAIVLGAAVRGDQPSPALAERLEKAYELYQQKYIKSIIVSGGIGKGKEHSEADVMKGYLIKKGVPASSIYLEKRAVNTLENLSFSQQIMQEHGYHTALIVSHNYHLMRAMEMANILAMDAHPVGTDSVNIFIPYYRVKEGFAYTKWTYHKLFVLPTQESEGK
- a CDS encoding aminoglycoside adenylyltransferase domain-containing protein; the encoded protein is MTWSKPGKTAYVTTNVLGDLSDQLTPDDLNTSLVSTHFVPNTLRRGNKRKGFSSSAAYRNADHSFGLSHSHDQLVTSYSTGKVKKLPNEIERPLQSFLNGLQNLIGSQLVGFYLYGSIALDAYIPGESDIDFLCVTDGDLQEVDMWLIEKLFFEQMAIHPILAKLEGNFLASHRLTLHNRCECAQCFEEAYLLKSPRDWNAITLLLLRSRGIPLLGPDASEIIPEVSSQELANNMMGNLLYFELNMEHYFHKGLNDQVFVVLTLCRILHTMHTGEIVSKQAAAESVLSRVPALGKVIIKRALRVWEKRPDAVKLAKAGTDLAPKDKLLEFVSIMKKLALD
- a CDS encoding helix-turn-helix transcriptional regulator; protein product: MENRIKEYRKSLGLSQDDLAKACGVSRQTINAIENNKYDPSLVLAFQLSYVLGGTVDTIFMFRKNEEL